One window of the Macaca thibetana thibetana isolate TM-01 chromosome 13, ASM2454274v1, whole genome shotgun sequence genome contains the following:
- the SIX3 gene encoding homeobox protein SIX3, producing MVFRSPLDLYSSHFLLPNFADSHHRSILLASSGGGNGAGGGGGAGGGSGGGNGAGGGGAGGAGGGGGGSRAPPEELSMFQLPTLNFSPEQVASVCETLEETGDIERLGRFLWSLPVAPGACEAINKHESILRARAVVAFHTGNFRDLYHILENHKFTKESHGKLQAMWLEAHYQEAEKLRGRPLGPVDKYRVRKKFPLPRTIWDGEQKTHCFKERTRSLLREWYLQDPYPNPSKKRELAQATGLTPTQVGNWFKNRRQRDRAAAAKNRLQHQAIGPSGMRSLAEPGCPTHGSAESPSTAASPTTSVSSLTERADTGTSILSVTSSDSECDV from the exons ATGGTATTCCGCTCCCCCCTAGACCTCTATTCCTCCCACTTCTTGTTGCCAAACTTCGCCGATTCTCACCACCGCTCCATACTTCTGGCGAGTAGCGGCGGCGGGAACGGTgcgggaggcggcggcggcgcgggagGCGGCAGCGGCGGAGGGAACGGTGCGGGAGGCGGCGGTGCTGGCGGagcaggcggcggcggcggcggctccagGGCCCCCCCGGAAGAGTTGTCCATGTTCCAGCTGCCCACCCTCAACTTCTCGCCGGAGCAGGTGGCCAGCGTCTGTGAGACGCTGGAGGAGACGGGCGACATCGAGCGGCTGGGCCGCTTCCTCTGGTCGCTGCCCGTGGCCCCCGGGGCGTGCGAGGCCATCAACAAACACGAGTCGATCCTGCGCGCGCGCGCCGTGGTCGCCTTCCACACGGGCAACTTCCGAGACCTCTACCACATCCTCGAGAACCACAAGTTCACCAAGGAGTCTCACGGCAAGCTGCAGGCCATGTGGCTCGAGGCGCACTACCAGGAGGCCGAGAAGCTGCGCGGCCGCCCACTCGGCCCGGTGGACAAGTACCGCGTGCGCAAGAAGTTCCCGCTGCCACGCACCATCTGGGACGGCGAGCAGAAGACGCATTGCTTCAAGGAGCGGACTCGGAGCCTGCTGCGGGAGTGGTACCTGCAGGACCCCTACCCCAACCCCAGCAAGAAACGCGAACTGGCGCAGGCCACCGGCCTCACTCCCACACAAGTAGGCAACTGGTTTAAGAACCGGCGGCAGCGCGACCGCGCCGCGGCGGCCAAGAACAG GCTCCAGCACCAGGCCATTGGACCGAGCGGCATGCGCTCGCTGGCCGAGCCCGGCTGCCCCACGCACGGCTCGGCAGAGTCGCCGTCCACGGCGGCCAGCCCGACCACCAGCGTGTCCAGCCTGACGGAGCGCGCGGACACCGGCACCTCCATCCTCTCGGTAACCTCCAGCGACTCGGAATGTGATGTATGA